Proteins encoded in a region of the Ancylobacter sp. SL191 genome:
- the urtA gene encoding urea ABC transporter substrate-binding protein: MSSENDNPSKFSSMRRKLLMGMAALPAAPLLAQSGLFSTPAMAQAPATSAVNTTGLAVTDTEVTVGILHSVTGTMAISETGSVQAEKLAIEQINAMGGVLGRKIKFIQEDGASDWPTFAEKAKKLLVNDKVAAVMGCWTSASRKAVLPVFEQYNGMLYYPTFYEGLEQSKNVIYTGQEATQQILAGLDWVNKTKSAKSFYLIGSDYIWPRTSMKIARKHIEAHLGGKVAGEEYFPLGHTQFNSVINKIKLTKPDVIYAAVVGGSNVAFYKQLKAAGIDLSKQTLLTISVTEDEIDGIGGENFAGAYSCMKYFQSLDNPNNKDFVAAFKKMWGEKTVIGDVTQAAYLGPWLWKLTVEKAGSFDIDKIAAASAGIEFAKAPEGYVKIHPNHHLWSKTRVGQAQLDGQFKVVFETPELIEPDPFPKGYQ; encoded by the coding sequence ATGTCTTCCGAGAACGACAATCCGTCGAAGTTTTCCAGTATGCGCCGCAAGCTTCTGATGGGAATGGCCGCGCTTCCGGCCGCCCCTTTGCTTGCCCAGAGCGGTCTTTTTTCGACGCCGGCCATGGCCCAGGCGCCTGCGACCTCCGCCGTCAACACGACGGGACTTGCCGTGACTGACACGGAAGTGACGGTGGGCATCCTGCATTCGGTCACCGGCACGATGGCCATCTCCGAGACCGGCTCGGTGCAGGCCGAGAAGCTCGCCATCGAGCAGATCAACGCCATGGGCGGCGTGCTCGGCCGCAAGATCAAGTTCATCCAGGAAGACGGCGCCTCCGACTGGCCGACCTTCGCCGAGAAGGCCAAGAAGCTGCTCGTCAACGACAAGGTCGCGGCCGTCATGGGCTGCTGGACCTCGGCCTCGCGCAAGGCGGTGCTGCCGGTGTTCGAGCAGTATAACGGCATGCTGTACTACCCGACCTTCTATGAAGGCCTCGAGCAGTCGAAGAACGTCATCTATACCGGCCAGGAAGCCACGCAGCAGATCCTCGCCGGCCTCGACTGGGTCAACAAGACCAAGAGCGCCAAGAGCTTCTACCTCATCGGCTCGGACTACATCTGGCCGCGCACCTCGATGAAGATCGCGCGCAAGCACATCGAGGCGCATCTGGGCGGCAAGGTCGCCGGCGAGGAATATTTCCCGCTCGGCCACACCCAGTTCAACTCGGTAATCAACAAGATCAAGCTGACCAAGCCGGACGTGATCTACGCCGCCGTGGTCGGTGGCTCGAACGTCGCCTTCTACAAGCAGCTCAAGGCCGCCGGCATCGACCTCTCGAAGCAGACGCTGCTCACCATCTCGGTGACCGAGGACGAGATCGACGGTATCGGCGGCGAGAACTTCGCCGGCGCCTATAGCTGCATGAAGTACTTCCAGTCGCTCGACAACCCGAACAACAAGGACTTTGTCGCCGCCTTCAAGAAGATGTGGGGCGAGAAGACCGTGATCGGCGACGTCACCCAGGCCGCCTATCTCGGCCCCTGGCTGTGGAAGCTCACCGTCGAGAAGGCCGGCTCCTTCGACATCGACAAGATCGCCGCGGCATCGGCCGGCATCGAGTTCGCCAAGGCGCCGGAAGGCTACGTCAAGATCCACCCGAACCACCATCTCTGGTCCAAGACCCGCGTCGGCCAGGCGCAGCTCGACGGCCAGTTCAAGGTGGTGTTCGAGACCCCCGAGCTGATCGAGCCCGATCCGTTCCCGAAGGGCTACCAGTGA